A part of Leishmania panamensis strain MHOM/PA/94/PSC-1 chromosome 34 sequence genomic DNA contains:
- a CDS encoding hypothetical protein (TriTrypDB/GeneDB-style sysID: LpmP.34.4380): MLAYLESYFDLRKSFVFYGAYHHQWQNQMIHVIFVPAIFTTAMSFLARVPIAGGITLSHITAAFYAVSFIKMEPVAGALYAPIIGAMEYLGLRVLINHVPISIAIHALGWAVQIMGHKFLEGRQPAFMEDPLQAIHAALLFAWLEVLFFLGYRPAMKAELDKLIKVQIEKMNAAKQAGKAPIMKVAPKKVST, translated from the coding sequence AGCTTTGTCTTCTACGGGGCGTATCATCACCAGTGGCAGAACCAAATGATTCATGTCATCTTTGTACCAGCCATCTTCACCACCGCGATGAGCTTCCTTGCGCGCGTGCCCATCGCCGGCGGCATCACCCTCTCCCACATCACTGCCGCCTTCTACGCGGTATCCTTCATCAAAATGGAGCCGGTTGCTGGGGCACTCTACGCGCCGATTATCGGAGCGATGGAATACCTTGGCTTACGAGTGCTCATCAACCACGTGCCAATCAGCATTGCGATTCACGCCCTCGGCTGGGCAGTGCAGATCATGGGACACAAGTTTCTCGAAGGTCGCCAGCCAGCCTTCATGGAAGATCCTCTGCAGGCAATCCACGCTGCATTGCTCTTTGCCTGGCTGgaggtgctcttcttcctcggcTATCGCCCCGCCATGAAGGCCGAGTTGGATAAGCTGATCAAGGTGCAAATCGAAAAGATGAACGCGGCAAAGCAAGCTGGTAAGGCACCGATCATGAAGGTGGCTCCAAAAAAGGTGAGCACGTAG